GTGTGGCTGACCGACGGGCGCGGAACCGGCGGTCCGAATACGGACGGGAACGGCTGGACCGCCCGACGAGTCGCGCTGGCGGCGTTCGTTGGTCAGATGGTCCTCAACGTCGCCTGGACGCCCGCGTTCTTCGCCGCGGAGAACCTGCTCGCCGGGCTCGTCGTGATCGTCGCGCTGTGGCCTGCGGTAGTCGCGACCATCTGGGCCTTCGACCGCGTCGACCGCCGGGCGGCCGCGCTGCTCGTGCCGTATCTCGCCTGGGTGACCTTCGCGGCGCTGTTGAACTACCGGTTCCTGGCGCTGAACTGAGGACCGTCGAGACTCGGCGGGGCGGTCACTCGCCGGCCCCGTCCTTCAGGTGCCCGACCAGCGCGTCGTTGACTCGTTCGGGCTCCTCGTCGTGGACCCAGTGGGAGGCCCAGGGGACCCGTTCGAGGTGGCCGTCGGTGCAGTAGCCGACGCTCTCGGCGGCCATCTCGGGGAGCAGGGCCACGTCCTCGTCGCCCCAGACGACGAGGGTGGGCGCTTCGACGGTCTCGCGGGGCGGGTCGTCGCGGCGGCGCAGGAGGGCGCGGTACCAGTTGACGGCGCCGCGGATCGCCCCCTGTCGGCGCCAGGCGTCGCGGTAGTGGGCGAGGTCGTCGTCGGAGAACGCGCCGGGGTTGGCGCTGGCCTCCAGCATGTCGGTCACGCCGCGGGCGTCGCCGCGCCCGAGAACGGCCTCGGGCACGACCGGCAACTGGAAGAAGAGCATGTACCAGCTGCGGGCGAGCTGGCGAGGGTTCGTCATGACCGTGTGGCGCATCACGCTCGGATGGGGGACGTTGACGATACCGAGGTGGTCGACGCGCCGGGGGTGGCGCAGCGCCAGGTCCCAGGCGACCGCGGCGCCCCAGTCGTGGCCGACCACGTGGGCGTCGTCGCGGTTCTCGGCCTCGATCAGTTCGGCCACGTCGCCGGAGAGCTCGCGCATCCGGTAGTCGTCCAGGTCGCGGGGCTTCTCGCTGAGGTTGTAGCCGCGCTGGTCCGGGACGACGACGTAGTAGCCGGCGTCGACCAGCGCGGGGATCTGGTGGCGCCAGCCGTACCAGAAGTCGGGGAACCCGTGCAGCAGGACGACCATCGGGTTCGAGGGGTCGCCGGCCGTGACGACGTGCAGGTCGACGCCGTTGACGGTGTGGCGCGTCGACTGCGCGGATGCGAGGTCGAGCAGGCTCGCGTCGGTGGCGGTCATACCCGGACGTGCGTCCGGCAGGCCCCTGTAGATTCTGGTGAGGTGACCGGTCCGCTCCCCGCGCAGGGGTCGCCGCGCGATTTATTCCCGCCCGTCGCGTCCGCTCCAATATGGCCTACACCTGCCAGTGCGGGGCGACCCTGCGGTACAAACAGGACCTCGTCAAGGAGCAGGGCGAGGTGTACCCGACCTGGAAGTGCCGGGACTGTCTGAGCGAGGTTCCCGGCGTCCACGCCGAGCGGATCAAGCATCGGCACCCGTCGTAGGAGTCGATTTTGTCGAGAGGAGTCACTGCACCGTACCGCTCTCGTGATCGGGGCCGCGAACAGCGTGAAAGCCCCGGCCGTCTCGACTCCCGCGCCTCGCTGTCGTTCGAGAGAGCGAAGCTCTCTCGTGATGACGAAAGACGCCGGCGGCGTCTTTCGAACCACGCTCCTCGGTCGTTACACTCCCTGCGGTGCTTGCTTCGGCGGGGTTCGTCGAGACGGCCGCCCCTTTCATTCCCGCCCGCGTAGCTTGGCCGGTCAGTCTGTACGGGTGGGAATGAAAGGGGCCGCTATTTCCGGGAAGACGGGCGAAGCAAGCACTGGAACGAGCGGAGCGAGTGAAGCGCGCAGCGAGCCCCTCGACCGGAAATAGCGGGGGCTTTCACGCTGTTTGCGGTGAGGTTACCGGTTGTGGTCGCTCAAGCAGCGGTCTTGCTGTTCTCTACAGCCCCCTCAGGAACAGACCGACCACGTACTCATCGGCCCATCCCGAAGCGGCGATGCCGGAGTTCGGGGGTGATCTGGATGCGGTCGATCTCCTGACCGGTGCGATACCAGACGAACGCCGCACGGGTGAACAGTTCCCGACACTCGATGCGGACCTCGCGGGGGATGCCCTCGCTGCGCTCGTGGATATCGCGGATCGCCGCCTCGGTGAACAGCTCGACGGGCTGGTCCTCGTAGGGCTCGTCGCGGAAGTAGGCGAACGAACGGGCGACGTACTCGGCGATGTCCTCGGGGGCGAACGGCTCGATGCCCTCGTAGTAGCGCAGCCGCGAGTCCAGGGTCCCCCGGAGGTCGGCGACGCGCTCTTTGCCCTCGGGCGTGCCCATCAGGAACAGGCGCACGCCCATGTCGCCGGCCACCTGTAGCGTCGAGAGGATGTCGGGGGGCAGCACCTCGATCTCGTCGACGACCAGGAGGAGTGTCTTGCCGTCGGCGCGCACGTCCTCGACGAGGTCGCGGGCGGCCTCCTTGGCGTCCTCGGTGGCCCAGGGGACGCCGTCGCGGGTCTGCCAGTAGTCCCGGTCTTCGACCTCGTACCCCGCCGATTCCGCCGTGGTCTGGACGGTCGCGTACAGTTTCCGAGGTGTCGTCTCGCGTGGATTGTCCAGCGCGGCGACGACGAAGTCGTCGTGTTCGCCGAGGTCGCGGCGGACGATCTCGCGGAAGGCGGTCTTGCCGGTGCCGTAGTGGCTGACCAGACCGATGTGTTGCTCCTGGAGGAGCCAGCCGGTCACCTGGTTGAGCATCTCGGTGTCGTGGCGGACGTACAGCGGTTCGGGCATCCGGTCGGTGCCCGCCTCCTCGGTGAACGGCAGGTCCGCGACGGTGTCGGGGTCGCCGCCGAGCGCGCAGCCGAACGATAGCAGACGCTCCTCGACCTCGGCGAGCTGGTCGAGGAGCACACCCCGAGAGCGGTCGCCGTCGTCGTCCAGCGCCCGGATCTTCTCGACGAGGTCGCCGACGGTCTCGGTGTCGCCCGCGCGGCCCTCGGCCGTCGGCCGGTCCGTGTCGTCTGTCATGCTGTTCGGTCGATCGACGGAGAGTTGGCCGCCCAGTCGGATAGCTTTTCTGACGCGCTCACGCCGAGACGGTGAAGACGCCGACCCGCTCGTCGCTCTCGGCGAAGCCGTAGCGGACGGCCTTCGCGCGCACGGTGGTTTCGCCCTCGGGCAGGTCGACCGGACCGGTGTACAGCCGCCAGCGCGGCTCGGTGCCGTCCTCGTCGACGGTCTCGTCGGCGAACGCGTAGCACGTCGACGCGCCCTGGGTGGCGCAGTACAGCGAGAGGGTCGCCGGCCCGTCGAGTTCCAGCCCGGCCGTCCTGGCCGTTCGCTCGTCGTGGGTCGGAGCGTTGACGACGAACCGCGGGGCGGCGGTCTCGGGCTGGTCCGTCCCGCCGTAGCGCTCTCGGACCATCTCCGCCTCGGCGACGTCACCGGCGTCGCCGACCCGCTCGCGCCAGTCGTCCAACGCCCCGCGCATCCGGTCCAGTACGTCGGCGTACTCGGGGTCGTCGGCCAGGTCGTCGACCTCGTGGGGGTCGGCCCGCAGGTCGTACAGCTCTTCGGCGGGCCGATTCGTGTCGAACCACCGCTCGGCCCCCTCCAGGTCGCCCTCGCGTGCCCGGTCGAGGATCTCCCGCATGACCGGGTGGCGATTCCGGTAGGG
This DNA window, taken from Halosimplex litoreum, encodes the following:
- a CDS encoding ATP-binding protein gives rise to the protein MTDDTDRPTAEGRAGDTETVGDLVEKIRALDDDGDRSRGVLLDQLAEVEERLLSFGCALGGDPDTVADLPFTEEAGTDRMPEPLYVRHDTEMLNQVTGWLLQEQHIGLVSHYGTGKTAFREIVRRDLGEHDDFVVAALDNPRETTPRKLYATVQTTAESAGYEVEDRDYWQTRDGVPWATEDAKEAARDLVEDVRADGKTLLLVVDEIEVLPPDILSTLQVAGDMGVRLFLMGTPEGKERVADLRGTLDSRLRYYEGIEPFAPEDIAEYVARSFAYFRDEPYEDQPVELFTEAAIRDIHERSEGIPREVRIECRELFTRAAFVWYRTGQEIDRIQITPELRHRRFGMGR
- a CDS encoding alpha/beta fold hydrolase, with product MTATDASLLDLASAQSTRHTVNGVDLHVVTAGDPSNPMVVLLHGFPDFWYGWRHQIPALVDAGYYVVVPDQRGYNLSEKPRDLDDYRMRELSGDVAELIEAENRDDAHVVGHDWGAAVAWDLALRHPRRVDHLGIVNVPHPSVMRHTVMTNPRQLARSWYMLFFQLPVVPEAVLGRGDARGVTDMLEASANPGAFSDDDLAHYRDAWRRQGAIRGAVNWYRALLRRRDDPPRETVEAPTLVVWGDEDVALLPEMAAESVGYCTDGHLERVPWASHWVHDEEPERVNDALVGHLKDGAGE
- a CDS encoding TspO/MBR family protein, with amino-acid sequence MVETRTIGSGGWGRERVLTIVAGVLLVNLVGAAPAVLSGPGSPWFQALAKPAIYPPPWVFGVVWTALFTLLGVAVALVWLTDGRGTGGPNTDGNGWTARRVALAAFVGQMVLNVAWTPAFFAAENLLAGLVVIVALWPAVVATIWAFDRVDRRAAALLVPYLAWVTFAALLNYRFLALN